In one Aquila chrysaetos chrysaetos chromosome 24, bAquChr1.4, whole genome shotgun sequence genomic region, the following are encoded:
- the ANKS1A gene encoding ankyrin repeat and SAM domain-containing protein 1A isoform X7 codes for MEDQDLRDIGISDPQHRRKLLQAARSLPKLKPLGCDGNSQPSVPAWLDSLGLQDYIQSFLSSGYSSIDTVKNLWELEIVNVLKVNLLGHRKRIIASLADRPYEEPPAKPPRFSQLRCQDLMSQTSSPLSQNDSCTGRSADLLLPSGDTGKRQHDRGTEVAPYSRAERYKAQEDRRESKLTLRPPSLAAPYAPVQNWQHQPEKLIFESCGYEANYLGSMLIKDLRGTESTQDACAKMRKSTEHMKKIPTIILSITYKGVKFIDASNKNVIAEHEIRNISCAAQDPEDLCTFAYITKDLQTSHHYCHVFSTVDVNLTYEIILTLGQAFEVAYQLALQAQRAKPLGAGAGEMIETKSSKPVPKPRAGMRKSALEPPEVDQDSQSHASVSWVVDPKQDSKRTLSTKYETTIF; via the exons ATGGAAGACCAGGACCTTCGGGACATCGGGATCAGCGACCCGCAGCACCGTCGGAAGCTCCTTCAGGCTGCTCGCTCCCTCCCGAAG TTGAAACCCCTGGGCTGTGATGGGAACAGCCAGCCTTCGGTTCCCGCATGGCTCGACTCTTTGGGGCTGCAGGATTACATTCAGTCCTTCCTCTCGAGTGGCTACAGCTCTATTGACACTGTGAAAAACCTTTGGGAGCTTGAAATAGTAAAT GTGTTGAAAGTGAATCTGCTTGGCCATCGGAAGAGGATCATCGCCTCCCTGGCAGACAGACCGTATGAGGAGCCACCGGCAAAGCCGCCGCGGTTCTCGCAGCTGAGA TGCCAGGACTTGATGTCCCAGACATCGTCGCCCCTGAGCCAGAACGACTCCTGCACGGGCAGATCTGCCGAtctcctgctgccctccggGGACACTGGGAAGAGGCAACATGACCGTGGCACCGAGGTTGCTCCCTACTCCAGAGCTGAGCGCTACAAAGCACAG GAGGACCGTCGGGAGTCAAAGCTGACCCTGcgcccccccagcctggctgccccGTACGCCCCAGTCCAAAACTGGCAGCACCAGCCAGAGAAGCTCATCTTCGAGTCCTGCGGGTACGAGGCCAAT TACTTGGGCTCCATGTTGATCAAAGACCTTCGAGGGACAGAGTCTACGCAGGATGCCTGTGCCAAGATGAGG aaatccACAGAGCACATGAAGAAGATCCCGACCATAATACTGTCCATCACGTACAAGGGGGTGAAGTTCATCGATGCCTCTAACAAG AATGTCATTGCTGAGCACGAGATCCGGAACATCTCCTGCGCTGCTCAGGACCCCGAGGATCTCTGCACGTTCGCCTACATCACCAAGGACCTCCAGACCAGCCACCACTACTGCCATGTCTTCAGCACCGTGGATGTG AACCTGACGTACGAGATCATCCTTACGTTGGGGCAGGCGTTCGAGGTCGCCTACCAGCTGGCCCTCCAAGCCCAGAGAGCAAAGCCTCtgggtgctggagcaggagaaatgATTGAAACAAAATCTTCCAAACCGGTGCCTAAACCGCGAGCCGGCATGAGGAAATCTGCA CTGGAGCCCCCTGAAGTGGACCAAGATTCCCAGTCTCATGCCAGTGTCTCCTGGGTCGTGGACCCCAAACAGGACTCCAAGCGGACCCTCAGCACTAAGTATGAGACCACTATCTTCTAA